A single region of the Arthrobacter sp. zg-Y820 genome encodes:
- a CDS encoding ammonium transporter, with the protein MDSGNTAWLLASSALVCLMIPGIAFFYGGMVGSRRILNMMLMCFGGASLVAVLWVLYGYSAAFGNSVTGAGLLGNPLEFLGLSELLVEDPDSSLPVALFAVFQLMFACVTTALVAGAAAGRMKFAAWMLFAGLWATLVYFPVAHWVFAFSSEDGTVTGGWIANQLGAIDFAGGTAVHLNAGVAALALALVLGRSKGWPHAHGKPHSRPLVLLGAGLLWVGWYGFNAGSALSAGHAASVVFLNTAVAAAAGLLGWMLMDRLRLGTSSSLGAASGLISALVAITPACGAVSPLGAVAIGLLAGLVCSLAIEWKFRLGYDDSLDVVGVHAVGGLLGTLLIGLFATEAAPNGVSGLFYGRGFELLGIQALAAGAVLVYSFVVTWVIAKVLQLTIGLRIPEESELQGIDMAAHAESAYLNDEEPVELGARP; encoded by the coding sequence ATGGACTCTGGAAACACTGCTTGGCTGCTGGCCAGTTCCGCGTTGGTCTGCCTGATGATTCCCGGTATCGCCTTCTTCTACGGAGGAATGGTCGGCTCGCGCCGGATCCTGAACATGATGTTGATGTGCTTCGGCGGAGCGAGTCTCGTCGCAGTGCTGTGGGTGCTCTACGGCTATTCGGCTGCTTTCGGCAACTCGGTAACGGGGGCGGGACTGCTGGGCAATCCGCTGGAGTTCCTCGGGCTCTCCGAGTTGCTGGTCGAAGACCCGGACAGTTCGCTGCCCGTGGCACTCTTCGCAGTCTTTCAGTTGATGTTTGCCTGCGTTACCACGGCCCTGGTGGCCGGGGCCGCCGCCGGCCGGATGAAATTCGCCGCCTGGATGCTGTTCGCCGGGCTGTGGGCCACCCTGGTCTACTTCCCGGTGGCGCACTGGGTCTTTGCCTTCAGCAGCGAAGACGGCACGGTCACGGGCGGCTGGATCGCCAATCAGCTGGGCGCGATCGACTTCGCCGGCGGCACCGCCGTCCACCTGAATGCGGGAGTGGCAGCGCTCGCACTGGCTCTGGTGCTGGGCCGTTCCAAGGGCTGGCCGCACGCCCACGGCAAGCCCCACAGCCGGCCGCTGGTGCTGCTCGGTGCGGGACTGCTCTGGGTTGGCTGGTACGGCTTCAACGCCGGTTCGGCCCTGAGCGCAGGCCACGCGGCCTCAGTCGTTTTCCTGAACACGGCAGTGGCTGCGGCTGCCGGGCTGCTCGGCTGGATGCTGATGGACCGGCTGCGGCTGGGCACGTCGTCCTCGCTCGGGGCGGCCTCCGGCCTGATCTCAGCGCTGGTGGCCATCACGCCGGCCTGCGGCGCGGTCAGCCCGCTGGGCGCCGTGGCGATTGGCCTGCTGGCCGGGCTCGTGTGCTCCCTGGCCATCGAGTGGAAGTTCCGGCTCGGTTATGACGACTCCCTCGACGTCGTCGGCGTCCACGCCGTGGGCGGGCTGCTCGGCACCCTGCTGATCGGCCTGTTCGCCACCGAGGCCGCGCCCAACGGCGTCAGCGGGCTGTTCTACGGCAGAGGCTTTGAGCTGCTGGGCATCCAGGCGCTGGCTGCCGGCGCGGTCCTTGTCTACTCCTTCGTGGTCACCTGGGTCATCGCGAAGGTGCTGCAGCTGACCATCGGCCTGCGCATCCCGGAGGAAAGCGAGCTGCAGGGCATCGACATGGCGGCCCACGCAGAATCCGCCTATCTGAACGATGAGGAGCCGGTGGAACTGGGCGCACGCCCGTAG
- a CDS encoding thiamine pyrophosphate-requiring protein, translating into MGGTDGTEQQGKPEQQGEPGLVADLLVRRLQAWGVGRIFGYSGDGINPLMGALRRAGGPEFIQARHEENAAFMAVGHAKYTGEVGVVVSTQGPGAIHLLNGLYDARMDSVPVVALIGQQSLSVLGSAYMQEVDLMHLFRDVASGFRQQVSSPEQAPLIIDRAFKEALATRTPSVVILPHDVQQADAPELEQEHGVLTTAPLWSPARILPRPEDVSAAADLLNSGQKVALLVGQGARGAQAQVVALAEKLGAAITTSLLGKPYVDESHPLAAGVMGHLGTSASGFVLGNCDTLLIIGSNDPWTEFYPPPGAARAVQIDIDSAAIGNRYPVEVAVTGDAAGSLDALLPLLKERGGSAWRDDVEQAVRSWHELSLERAFTPADPINPERAVHELSRRLPADAQVAVDVGSSVYWYARQLRLPAGVPAHLSSTLASMGCAVPYGLAAKLAHPDRPLIALAGDGAMQMAGLTELITVSRLWKQWADPRFIVCVLNNRELTEVTWEQREMETEPRFEASQALPDFNYAGYAELLGFEGIRVEDPELLGAAWDRALAADRPCIIEVISDPDVPLLPPFPAGKKQAASMVEAMEKEGPQTQHARDLLSVYLRQEQALAED; encoded by the coding sequence ATGGGCGGAACAGACGGTACTGAACAGCAGGGGAAGCCGGAACAGCAGGGCGAACCGGGGCTGGTGGCGGACCTGCTGGTCCGGCGGCTTCAGGCCTGGGGCGTGGGCCGCATCTTCGGCTACAGCGGAGACGGCATCAACCCGCTGATGGGTGCCCTGCGGCGCGCCGGCGGCCCGGAGTTCATCCAGGCCCGGCATGAGGAAAACGCAGCATTCATGGCCGTGGGGCATGCGAAGTACACCGGGGAAGTGGGAGTTGTCGTTTCCACCCAGGGTCCCGGCGCCATCCATCTGCTCAACGGCCTCTATGACGCCCGGATGGACTCGGTGCCGGTGGTGGCCCTCATCGGGCAACAGAGCCTGAGCGTGCTGGGCTCGGCCTACATGCAGGAGGTGGACCTGATGCATCTGTTCCGCGACGTCGCCTCCGGCTTCCGGCAGCAGGTGAGCAGCCCCGAGCAGGCACCCCTGATCATTGACCGGGCCTTCAAGGAGGCGCTGGCCACCCGCACCCCGTCGGTGGTGATCCTGCCCCACGACGTCCAGCAGGCCGACGCGCCGGAGCTGGAACAGGAACACGGAGTCCTCACCACTGCACCGCTCTGGAGTCCGGCCCGCATCCTGCCGCGGCCGGAGGACGTCTCCGCCGCTGCGGACCTGCTCAACAGCGGGCAAAAAGTTGCCCTGCTGGTCGGACAGGGGGCCCGGGGTGCGCAGGCCCAGGTGGTGGCCCTGGCCGAGAAGCTCGGCGCCGCCATCACCACCAGTCTGCTCGGCAAACCCTATGTGGATGAATCCCATCCGCTGGCTGCCGGCGTCATGGGGCATTTGGGCACCTCAGCCAGCGGCTTTGTGCTGGGCAACTGTGACACGCTGCTGATCATCGGCTCCAACGATCCGTGGACCGAGTTCTATCCGCCGCCCGGTGCCGCCCGGGCGGTGCAGATCGACATCGATTCGGCGGCGATCGGCAACCGGTATCCGGTGGAGGTGGCGGTCACCGGTGACGCGGCCGGCAGCCTCGATGCGCTGCTGCCGCTGCTCAAGGAGCGCGGCGGCTCCGCCTGGCGCGACGACGTCGAACAGGCAGTGCGCTCCTGGCATGAGCTGTCCCTCGAGCGGGCCTTCACCCCGGCGGACCCGATCAATCCCGAACGCGCGGTCCACGAATTGAGCCGGCGCCTGCCCGCCGACGCACAGGTGGCCGTGGACGTGGGCAGCAGCGTCTATTGGTACGCCCGGCAGCTGCGCCTGCCCGCGGGCGTGCCGGCGCACCTCTCCAGCACGCTGGCGAGCATGGGCTGCGCCGTGCCCTACGGACTGGCCGCGAAGCTGGCGCATCCCGACCGGCCGCTCATCGCGCTGGCCGGGGACGGCGCCATGCAGATGGCCGGCCTCACCGAACTGATCACTGTCAGCCGGCTCTGGAAGCAGTGGGCGGATCCGCGCTTCATCGTCTGCGTGCTGAACAACCGCGAACTGACGGAAGTCACGTGGGAACAGCGGGAGATGGAGACCGAGCCGCGGTTTGAGGCCAGCCAGGCGCTGCCGGACTTCAACTACGCCGGGTACGCGGAGCTGCTGGGTTTCGAGGGCATCCGCGTGGAGGATCCGGAACTGCTGGGCGCCGCCTGGGACCGGGCGCTCGCTGCCGACCGGCCGTGCATCATCGAGGTCATTTCGGACCCGGACGTTCCGCTTCTGCCGCCGTTCCCCGCCGGGAAAAAGCAGGCCGCGTCAATGGTCGAAGCGATGGAAAAGGAAGGACCGCAGACGCAGCACGCCCGCGACCTCCTCTCCGTCTACCTCCGCCAGGAACAGGCCCTGGCGGAGGACTGA
- a CDS encoding dihydrofolate reductase family protein, with product MGKVLYYVASSLDGYIATEDHNLDWLLAFGFEAFQEHYDQFIAGVGSLVMGSTTYEWVREREPDSWDFGALPCQVLTRRSLQAPPDSGVRFASGDIRRICAEAVNDAAGRNVWVVGGGDVAAQFAEAGLLDEMRVTYMPVALGAGRPLLPVSVPTAPMRLTGTTSFNGGAAELRFSFI from the coding sequence ATGGGTAAGGTCCTCTATTACGTCGCGTCATCACTGGATGGATACATAGCCACCGAGGACCACAACCTGGACTGGCTGCTGGCCTTCGGGTTTGAGGCCTTCCAAGAGCACTATGACCAGTTCATTGCCGGTGTCGGGTCTCTGGTCATGGGGTCGACCACTTATGAATGGGTCCGCGAGCGTGAGCCGGACAGCTGGGACTTCGGCGCGCTGCCCTGCCAAGTGCTGACACGACGGAGCCTGCAGGCGCCTCCGGACAGCGGCGTGCGCTTCGCCTCCGGGGACATCCGGCGCATCTGTGCGGAAGCGGTGAACGACGCCGCCGGCCGCAACGTGTGGGTGGTGGGCGGCGGCGACGTGGCGGCGCAGTTCGCTGAGGCAGGGCTGCTCGACGAAATGCGGGTCACCTACATGCCCGTCGCCCTGGGCGCCGGGCGCCCGCTGCTGCCGGTGTCTGTGCCGACGGCGCCGATGCGGCTGACCGGCACGACGTCGTTCAACGGCGGCGCCGCCGAGCTCCGCTTTTCCTTCATCTGA
- a CDS encoding GtrA family protein, which produces MANSKVAPVRKIMRRLGSFSLVGTVAFVVDVSLFNVLASTVLTDSPITAKVASVAAATAVSWIGSRYLTFRSTRGRSIRSETLLFALTNVVGLLIATGCLFVSHYLLGFDSQFADNISGNVVGVAAGNVFRYFAYRYIVFTTAEERAARAAAKETAAKETAAEQDRVSDSPVEGSPAGDSPATGGAVKESV; this is translated from the coding sequence ATGGCCAACAGCAAAGTCGCGCCGGTGCGAAAGATCATGCGCCGGCTGGGCTCTTTTTCCCTCGTCGGCACCGTGGCCTTCGTGGTGGATGTATCCCTCTTCAATGTGCTGGCCTCCACGGTCCTCACGGACAGTCCGATCACCGCCAAGGTCGCTTCAGTCGCCGCCGCAACGGCCGTGTCCTGGATTGGCAGCCGCTACCTGACTTTCCGCAGCACCCGCGGCCGGAGCATCCGCAGCGAAACCCTGCTGTTCGCCCTGACCAACGTGGTGGGCCTGCTGATCGCCACCGGGTGCCTTTTCGTTTCCCACTACCTGCTGGGCTTTGACAGCCAGTTCGCCGACAACATCTCCGGGAATGTGGTGGGTGTCGCTGCCGGCAACGTCTTCCGCTACTTCGCCTACCGGTACATCGTGTTCACCACCGCAGAGGAACGGGCCGCCCGCGCCGCGGCAAAAGAAACGGCGGCAAAAGAGACGGCGGCGGAACAAGACCGCGTCAGTGACAGCCCGGTGGAGGGCAGCCCGGCCGGGGATAGTCCGGCCACCGGCGGAGCGGTGAAGGAATCCGTTTAG
- a CDS encoding NAD-dependent succinate-semialdehyde dehydrogenase: protein MTAYKTVNPATGETLKEFAEATNSEINEAISAAHGAFAAWRRQPVETRSKTIARVAELYRERSDELAALIATEMGKPLSEAKSEVALSANIYDYYATEGPGFMADEELTVKGGGGATVKTAPIGAILGIMPWNYPYYQVARFAGPNLMLGNTVLLKHANNCPQSALVMEQIFRDAGLPQDAYINLFATNEQAADIIADPRIQGVSLTGSERAGSAVAEVAGRNLKKFVLELGGSDPFIVLDTKDLDATVASAVAGRMGNAGQACNAAKRFIVMEDLYEDFVQKFTAKMEKIQPGNPLDEDTRFGPLSSQAAADGLVEQIRDAVDKGATLHTGGSLIDGPGAYVQPTVLTGVTEDMRAFSEELFGPAAVIYKVSSADEAVELANSSPYGLGGAVFSADEEKALEVADQLESGMVWINGVSGTQEDLPFGGVKRSGVGRELGRFGMDEFVNKKLIRTPKQR from the coding sequence ATGACTGCTTACAAAACCGTGAACCCCGCAACCGGGGAAACACTCAAAGAATTCGCCGAAGCCACCAACAGCGAGATCAACGAAGCAATCAGCGCGGCCCACGGCGCCTTCGCCGCCTGGCGCCGGCAGCCGGTGGAAACCCGCAGCAAAACCATCGCCCGGGTAGCCGAGCTGTACCGCGAACGCAGCGATGAACTCGCCGCGCTCATCGCGACGGAAATGGGCAAGCCCCTGAGCGAAGCCAAGAGTGAAGTAGCCCTCTCGGCAAACATCTACGACTACTACGCCACCGAGGGCCCCGGCTTCATGGCCGATGAGGAACTCACCGTCAAGGGCGGCGGCGGAGCCACAGTGAAGACCGCACCGATCGGCGCCATCCTGGGCATCATGCCGTGGAACTACCCGTACTACCAGGTGGCCCGCTTCGCCGGTCCCAACCTGATGCTGGGCAACACAGTGCTGCTCAAGCACGCCAACAACTGCCCGCAGTCGGCCCTGGTCATGGAACAGATCTTCCGTGACGCAGGCCTGCCGCAGGATGCCTACATCAACCTGTTCGCCACCAACGAGCAGGCCGCGGACATCATTGCCGATCCCCGGATCCAGGGTGTCTCGCTCACCGGCTCCGAGCGCGCCGGGTCCGCCGTCGCCGAGGTCGCCGGCCGGAACCTGAAGAAGTTCGTGCTGGAACTGGGCGGCAGCGATCCGTTCATCGTGCTGGATACCAAGGACCTGGACGCCACGGTCGCCTCCGCAGTGGCCGGGCGCATGGGCAACGCCGGGCAGGCCTGCAACGCTGCCAAGCGCTTCATCGTCATGGAGGACCTCTACGAGGACTTCGTGCAGAAGTTCACGGCGAAGATGGAAAAGATCCAGCCCGGGAACCCGCTGGATGAGGACACCCGCTTCGGCCCGCTCTCCTCGCAGGCGGCCGCGGACGGCCTGGTCGAACAGATCCGGGACGCCGTGGACAAGGGTGCCACCCTGCACACCGGCGGCAGCCTCATCGACGGTCCCGGCGCCTACGTGCAGCCCACCGTGCTGACCGGTGTCACCGAGGACATGCGTGCCTTCTCCGAGGAGCTCTTCGGTCCGGCCGCAGTGATCTACAAGGTTTCCAGCGCCGACGAAGCCGTGGAGCTGGCCAACAGCTCGCCCTACGGCCTGGGCGGCGCCGTCTTCAGCGCCGACGAGGAGAAGGCCCTGGAAGTTGCCGACCAGCTGGAATCGGGCATGGTCTGGATCAACGGAGTCTCCGGCACGCAGGAGGACCTGCCGTTCGGCGGCGTCAAGCGTTCCGGCGTGGGCCGCGAACTGGGCCGCTTCGGCATGGACGAGTTCGTTAACAAGAAGCTCATCCGCACTCCGAAGCAGCGCTAA
- a CDS encoding trimeric intracellular cation channel family protein produces MENFDPGAVFDVVDLAGVLANGVLGGAVARQLRMDPIGFLVLALTSALGGGVLRDTLLQVGTPVALTNPAYLIVAIAGAFIAYLIELRGKWANRFLIVIDAFALGCWAATGTSKALAVDLEWLPAILIGMATAVGGGMIRDIVVGRVPAIFGGNTLYATGALIASVEMVILYHLGLPNLGMGMAIVTAAVVCTVARRRGWRLPAPGEWSVRLTRRPRGAGSVVGDLPGEAAGRRGGRKKEQGWPRPRFNRVPGLRSFRRKRPEADGEAPPVRR; encoded by the coding sequence GTGGAGAATTTCGATCCGGGAGCCGTCTTCGACGTCGTTGATCTGGCCGGAGTGCTGGCAAACGGCGTGCTCGGCGGTGCCGTGGCCCGGCAGCTGCGCATGGATCCCATCGGGTTCCTGGTCCTGGCGCTGACCTCCGCACTGGGCGGCGGTGTCCTGCGCGACACCCTGCTGCAGGTCGGAACGCCGGTGGCACTGACCAACCCCGCCTATCTGATCGTCGCCATCGCCGGCGCGTTCATCGCCTATCTGATTGAGCTTCGGGGCAAATGGGCCAACCGGTTTTTGATCGTCATCGATGCCTTCGCCCTGGGCTGCTGGGCGGCCACCGGCACGTCCAAGGCCCTGGCGGTCGATCTGGAGTGGCTCCCGGCGATCCTGATCGGCATGGCCACGGCGGTGGGCGGCGGCATGATCCGCGACATCGTGGTTGGCCGGGTGCCGGCCATCTTCGGCGGGAACACGCTCTACGCCACCGGCGCCCTGATCGCTTCCGTGGAAATGGTGATCCTGTATCACCTCGGTTTGCCGAACCTCGGAATGGGCATGGCCATCGTGACGGCCGCCGTCGTCTGCACCGTGGCCCGGCGCCGCGGCTGGCGGCTGCCGGCACCGGGGGAGTGGAGCGTCCGCCTGACCCGCCGCCCGCGCGGGGCAGGCTCCGTGGTGGGGGATTTGCCCGGGGAAGCGGCGGGACGCAGGGGCGGCCGAAAGAAGGAACAGGGGTGGCCGCGGCCCCGCTTCAACCGGGTTCCGGGCCTTCGCTCCTTCCGCCGAAAACGACCCGAAGCCGACGGCGAGGCCCCGCCGGTCCGCCGCTGA
- a CDS encoding SRPBCC family protein: MNSPYLISRDRLVSASPDAVFDLLARPAMHSVIDGSGTVRAAHPSGPDRLAPGARFGMDMKMGVPYKISNTVTEFEEGRRIAWRHSGGHVWRYLLEPADGGTLVTEQWDARNVRHRVMYRITGVTRRHPANLEQTLEKLAAHFSAK; this comes from the coding sequence ATGAACAGTCCCTATTTGATTTCCCGCGACCGGCTGGTGTCCGCTTCACCGGATGCCGTGTTCGATCTGCTCGCCCGCCCGGCCATGCACAGCGTCATCGACGGATCGGGCACGGTCCGCGCGGCGCATCCCAGCGGCCCAGATCGCCTGGCGCCCGGAGCCCGGTTCGGGATGGACATGAAGATGGGTGTGCCCTACAAGATCAGCAACACGGTGACCGAGTTCGAGGAAGGCCGCCGGATTGCCTGGCGCCACTCCGGCGGCCATGTCTGGCGGTACCTCCTCGAGCCCGCGGACGGCGGCACCCTGGTGACCGAACAGTGGGATGCGCGGAACGTCCGCCACCGCGTCATGTACCGCATCACGGGTGTCACCCGCCGGCATCCGGCAAACCTGGAACAGACCCTGGAGAAGCTGGCCGCCCACTTCTCGGCGAAGTAG
- a CDS encoding NUDIX domain-containing protein, translating to MLHGTAATVVLLRDAPAGLQVLLLERPRHRGSFAGAWVFPGGVVDPSDAAEPTENDDAEVAAARRAGVRETAEETGLVLAPEELVRLSCWVPPPEAPRRWKTEFFVAAAPAGNIRLSPEEHVDAVWLSPAEALRRSTEGTMDLVPPTWVTLHGLLDRKNVAEALAGAAAAVPETYVTRQLPGQVPPVMVWQGDAEYPGADTAAEPFRRHRLVRDGTAWTYQRTF from the coding sequence ATGCTGCACGGTACGGCCGCCACAGTGGTGCTGCTGCGCGATGCCCCGGCCGGCCTGCAGGTGCTGCTGCTTGAACGCCCCCGCCACCGGGGTTCCTTCGCCGGCGCCTGGGTCTTTCCCGGCGGAGTGGTGGACCCGTCCGACGCCGCGGAGCCAACGGAGAACGACGACGCCGAAGTGGCTGCCGCCCGCCGGGCGGGCGTGCGGGAAACGGCTGAGGAAACCGGGTTGGTGCTGGCGCCGGAGGAACTGGTGCGGTTGTCCTGCTGGGTGCCGCCGCCGGAAGCCCCGCGCCGCTGGAAAACTGAGTTCTTCGTGGCTGCGGCCCCCGCCGGGAATATCCGGCTCAGCCCGGAAGAACACGTCGACGCCGTCTGGCTGTCACCGGCGGAAGCGCTGCGCCGGAGCACCGAGGGGACGATGGACCTGGTGCCGCCCACCTGGGTCACCCTGCACGGGCTGCTGGACCGGAAGAATGTGGCCGAGGCGCTGGCCGGCGCTGCGGCAGCCGTTCCCGAAACGTATGTAACCCGCCAGCTGCCCGGGCAGGTGCCTCCTGTCATGGTGTGGCAGGGCGACGCTGAATACCCGGGAGCTGACACGGCCGCGGAACCCTTCCGCCGGCACCGGCTGGTCCGTGACGGAACCGCGTGGACCTATCAGCGGACGTTCTAG
- a CDS encoding GyrI-like domain-containing protein: MTVEKFEFRKAYPELYAPKAGDFVLVEVPPLQYLAYDGSGDPNTSEEYVSALECLYPTAYAVKFASKKDLDRDFTVGPLEGQWRADDMEAFTRGAKDEWDWTMLVAQPAWITRDMVRAAVTAVQQKKGLPGLDRLRLVTLDEGTSVQILYIGAYDAEGPVLERLHHQWMPAHGLTFNGDHHEVYLSDPRRTAAEKLRTVLRQPVRPLQPSD, from the coding sequence ATGACAGTGGAGAAGTTCGAATTCAGGAAGGCCTATCCGGAGCTGTACGCTCCGAAAGCCGGTGATTTCGTCCTCGTGGAGGTTCCGCCGCTGCAGTACCTGGCATATGACGGCAGCGGGGATCCCAACACGTCCGAGGAGTATGTCTCCGCCCTGGAATGCCTCTACCCCACGGCGTATGCCGTGAAGTTCGCGTCCAAAAAGGACCTGGACCGCGACTTCACCGTGGGCCCGTTGGAGGGCCAATGGCGGGCCGACGACATGGAGGCGTTCACCCGCGGCGCCAAGGATGAGTGGGACTGGACGATGCTGGTTGCCCAGCCGGCGTGGATCACCCGGGACATGGTGCGGGCGGCGGTCACTGCGGTGCAGCAGAAAAAAGGCCTGCCCGGGCTGGACCGGCTGCGGCTGGTCACCCTTGACGAAGGCACCTCGGTGCAGATTCTGTACATCGGTGCCTATGACGCCGAAGGCCCCGTGCTTGAGCGGCTGCACCACCAGTGGATGCCCGCCCACGGACTGACGTTTAACGGCGACCACCACGAGGTGTACCTCAGCGACCCGCGGCGGACCGCTGCGGAGAAGCTGCGGACGGTGCTGCGGCAGCCGGTCCGCCCGCTCCAGCCCTCCGATTAG
- a CDS encoding dihydrofolate reductase family protein gives MRKVTASLFSSIDGVVESPGEWQFDHFDEDLGALMGTALSTQDTVLLGRVTYEQWADYWPGNQEDAFGSFINPIQKFVASTTLANADLQWENSTLMDGELKDFVRRLKELDGGDIAVDGSISVVRQLLFAGLLDALTLVVHPVVAGSGQRLFKPGDPRTRLQLVDSQITVSGNAVLTYGPRPD, from the coding sequence ATGCGCAAGGTGACGGCTTCACTGTTCAGCTCGATCGACGGCGTGGTGGAAAGTCCGGGGGAGTGGCAGTTCGACCACTTCGACGAGGACCTGGGCGCGCTGATGGGAACGGCACTTTCCACGCAGGACACGGTGCTGCTGGGCCGCGTGACCTACGAACAGTGGGCGGACTACTGGCCCGGCAACCAGGAGGACGCCTTCGGCAGTTTCATTAACCCGATTCAGAAGTTCGTCGCTTCCACGACACTGGCCAACGCGGATCTGCAGTGGGAAAATTCCACGCTCATGGACGGTGAGCTGAAAGACTTTGTCCGGCGGCTCAAGGAGCTCGACGGCGGAGACATCGCCGTGGACGGCAGCATTTCAGTGGTCCGCCAACTGCTCTTTGCCGGGCTGCTGGATGCGCTCACCCTCGTCGTCCACCCGGTGGTGGCCGGCTCCGGGCAGCGGCTGTTCAAACCGGGAGACCCGAGGACGCGGCTGCAGCTGGTCGACTCGCAGATCACCGTTTCGGGAAACGCCGTGCTCACGTACGGACCGCGTCCTGACTGA
- a CDS encoding ABC transporter permease — MTVGDILRSAVANTFRSKVRTALTVVAIFIGAFTLTLTSAIGAGVSDYIDKQVGAIGGDNLMTVSPTTEAAAEDDGPKEYNPDGAATQGNFTLLSDADIETILATEGIEKVEPAAMLAPDYIQYDGGAKFELTTNPMVGLADADLAAGRQLGEGTGAEMLIPSSYVEPLGFANADAALDQTVSIAVTDYAGTQHTVEAVIAGVQNDSLFGDGAGFNSDLRAELDALQRTGIPEGVSTGYITSIAFLDAGADEEQIAAVKADLEAQGFTGLTVADQIGAIQTVINGIIGVLNAFAVIALIAAGFGIVNTLLMSVQERTREIGLMKAMGMGGGKIFALFSFEAIFIGFLGSALGAGVAVGLGSIISSVLSNTVLSALPGLHIMLFTPASVATIIGVVMLIAFLAGTLPARRAAKQNPIDALRYE; from the coding sequence ATGACCGTCGGCGATATTCTCCGCTCAGCCGTAGCGAATACCTTCCGCAGCAAGGTCCGCACCGCGCTGACCGTCGTCGCGATCTTCATCGGTGCCTTCACCCTGACCCTGACCAGCGCGATCGGCGCCGGCGTCTCGGACTACATCGACAAGCAGGTCGGCGCCATCGGCGGCGACAACCTGATGACCGTCTCGCCCACCACCGAGGCCGCAGCCGAAGATGACGGGCCCAAGGAATACAACCCCGACGGCGCCGCCACCCAGGGCAACTTCACCCTGCTCTCCGACGCGGACATCGAGACCATCCTCGCCACCGAGGGCATCGAAAAGGTCGAGCCCGCCGCGATGCTGGCGCCGGACTACATCCAGTACGACGGCGGAGCCAAGTTCGAGCTGACCACCAACCCGATGGTGGGGCTGGCCGATGCCGACCTCGCCGCCGGACGCCAGCTGGGCGAAGGCACCGGAGCGGAAATGCTGATCCCGTCCAGCTACGTGGAACCGCTGGGCTTTGCCAACGCTGACGCCGCCCTGGACCAGACCGTGTCCATCGCGGTCACCGACTACGCCGGCACCCAGCACACCGTTGAGGCCGTCATCGCCGGCGTGCAGAACGACTCGCTGTTCGGCGACGGTGCCGGCTTCAACTCCGACCTGCGCGCCGAACTGGACGCCCTGCAGCGCACCGGCATCCCGGAGGGTGTCTCCACCGGGTACATCACCTCCATTGCCTTCCTGGACGCCGGCGCGGACGAAGAGCAGATCGCGGCCGTCAAGGCGGACCTTGAAGCGCAGGGCTTTACCGGCCTGACCGTCGCGGACCAGATCGGCGCCATCCAGACCGTCATCAACGGCATCATCGGCGTGCTGAATGCCTTCGCAGTCATCGCCCTGATCGCTGCCGGCTTCGGCATTGTGAACACGCTGCTGATGAGCGTGCAGGAACGCACCCGGGAAATCGGGCTGATGAAGGCCATGGGCATGGGCGGCGGCAAGATCTTCGCCCTGTTCAGCTTCGAAGCCATCTTCATCGGCTTTCTCGGCTCCGCGCTCGGGGCCGGCGTCGCCGTCGGGCTCGGCTCGATAATCAGCTCCGTGCTGTCCAATACCGTGCTTTCGGCCCTGCCCGGCCTGCACATCATGCTGTTCACGCCTGCCTCAGTGGCGACCATCATCGGCGTCGTCATGCTGATTGCGTTCTTGGCCGGCACCTTGCCGGCCCGCCGTGCGGCGAAGCAGAACCCGATCGACGCCCTGCGGTACGAGTAA